From one Nitrospirota bacterium genomic stretch:
- the uvrA gene encoding excinuclease ABC subunit UvrA translates to MPEKNLIIEGAKQNNLKNICLSLPHNTVIAVTGVSGSGKSSLAFDTIYAEGQWRFIESLSTYARLFLEKLDRPDVDAIHNIRPAIALEQKNPVRGSRSTVGTLTELYDLFRLLYSKIAAPFCLKCGKEIRTWDPSQVASDLIEHHYGEKAMILFETAGSVDELAQRGFYRAWISNEVVDVASPDRFTAPGSQPAALDIVLDRLVIRNEPRLSDSIEMAWKEGNGKIKILLVRDKDFLMRAYSSENACEECSIELPRPYPLLFSFNHPVGACPHCKGFGNILRYDEDLIVPDKSLSLSKGAVDPWNKPAYRWWKQQFIKGAGKEGIDITKPYSELADTEKSLLFRGCPNFYGIDDFFEDMENRRYKLHVRVFLSRYRRPVVCPQCEGKRLRGESLAYRLSGLDIAELCRMPISEAVRFFANIDISPFQRDMAKEILRQVHLKLGFLKRVGLDYLSLSRDGRTLSGGEYQRVNLSNQIASFLTRTLYVLDEPTVGLHARDTEIISDIMSELSQLGNTILVVEHDKGIIGSADWVVELGPGGGQKGGQIIFSGTKTDFLKTETNTSRYVRGIDNISTPFKRRSGTGETLVLSGASGNNLKTVDLEIPLQTLTTVAGVSGSGKSSLIVQTLYRALARAFRTEHDFPLPYRSMEGSRHLQGVKLISQDPIGRSPRSNPATYLKIFDLIRKLFSEQAESRARGYGPGFFSFNVPGGRCETCKGAGYQKMEMYFFEDLYVKCEECNGKRYKPEALRVIYRDKNIDEVLAITVDEAAEMFQDTPRIREKLSLLQDIGLGYLRIGQPATTLSGGEAQRLKICSEMANHTFAPSSHQKTGQRTRKGYLYILDEPTIGLHFRDVQALLDVLQRLVEIGNTVLVIEHNLDILRASDWIIELGPEGGDKGGRIIFAGRPEALSNVKESSTGKYLKNTSIAKK, encoded by the coding sequence ATGCCCGAAAAAAATCTGATAATTGAAGGCGCTAAGCAGAATAATCTGAAAAATATTTGCCTCAGCCTGCCCCATAATACAGTCATTGCGGTTACTGGAGTATCAGGCTCAGGCAAATCCTCTCTGGCCTTTGACACCATTTATGCAGAGGGCCAGTGGCGGTTCATAGAGTCGCTTTCAACATACGCGAGGCTTTTTCTTGAAAAACTCGACAGGCCTGATGTCGATGCAATTCATAACATACGGCCAGCCATCGCACTCGAACAGAAAAATCCGGTACGCGGTTCCCGTTCTACTGTAGGCACATTAACCGAACTCTATGATCTGTTCAGGCTTTTGTATTCAAAAATTGCCGCGCCCTTCTGTCTCAAATGCGGCAAGGAGATCAGAACCTGGGACCCTTCGCAGGTAGCATCGGATCTTATTGAACACCACTATGGGGAAAAGGCGATGATTCTCTTTGAAACAGCCGGCAGTGTTGATGAATTAGCCCAGCGAGGCTTTTACCGTGCATGGATCAGCAATGAAGTCGTCGATGTTGCTTCTCCGGACAGATTCACGGCGCCCGGCTCTCAGCCCGCGGCTCTTGATATCGTTCTCGACAGGCTCGTCATACGAAATGAGCCGAGGTTATCCGATTCAATTGAGATGGCATGGAAAGAAGGCAATGGAAAAATAAAGATACTTCTTGTGCGTGACAAAGATTTTTTAATGCGTGCGTACTCTTCCGAAAACGCTTGCGAAGAATGCAGTATCGAACTGCCAAGACCCTATCCTCTCCTCTTCTCCTTTAATCATCCTGTCGGTGCATGCCCTCACTGTAAAGGATTCGGCAACATTCTGAGGTACGATGAGGATTTGATCGTCCCCGATAAAAGCCTGTCGTTGTCAAAAGGCGCGGTCGATCCCTGGAACAAGCCGGCATACCGGTGGTGGAAACAACAGTTTATAAAGGGAGCCGGAAAAGAGGGCATCGATATCACCAAACCTTATTCTGAACTTGCAGACACTGAGAAATCTCTGCTTTTCAGGGGATGCCCAAATTTCTACGGAATCGACGATTTTTTTGAAGATATGGAAAACAGGAGATACAAGCTTCATGTGCGAGTCTTCCTGAGCAGATACCGGCGGCCGGTGGTGTGTCCGCAATGCGAGGGCAAAAGACTGAGAGGGGAATCCCTTGCTTACAGGCTTTCGGGTCTTGATATCGCCGAACTCTGCAGGATGCCGATATCGGAAGCAGTCAGGTTTTTTGCCAATATCGATATTTCTCCTTTTCAAAGGGATATGGCCAAAGAGATACTGAGACAGGTGCATCTCAAACTCGGCTTCCTGAAGAGGGTTGGCCTTGATTACCTCAGCCTCAGCAGGGACGGAAGGACTCTTTCGGGGGGTGAATACCAGAGGGTGAACTTATCAAACCAGATAGCCTCGTTCCTCACCAGAACCCTGTATGTGCTCGACGAACCAACTGTCGGACTTCATGCGCGGGACACAGAGATCATCTCGGATATCATGTCAGAGTTATCACAGCTCGGCAATACTATTCTTGTCGTGGAACATGATAAAGGAATCATCGGATCTGCTGATTGGGTGGTTGAACTGGGGCCGGGAGGCGGCCAGAAGGGGGGGCAGATTATATTTTCAGGAACGAAAACCGATTTTCTGAAGACTGAAACTAATACATCCCGGTACGTAAGGGGAATCGATAACATCTCCACCCCTTTTAAGAGAAGAAGCGGCACCGGGGAAACGCTTGTTCTTTCCGGTGCCTCCGGAAATAATCTGAAAACGGTTGATCTGGAGATTCCCCTGCAGACACTGACAACTGTGGCAGGAGTCTCCGGTTCTGGCAAAAGCAGCCTTATCGTGCAAACGCTCTACCGGGCACTGGCACGAGCGTTCAGGACAGAACATGATTTTCCCTTGCCATACCGGTCAATGGAGGGCTCCCGTCATCTTCAGGGGGTGAAGCTTATTTCCCAGGACCCGATAGGGCGGAGTCCCCGGTCAAATCCTGCAACCTATTTAAAAATCTTTGATTTGATACGAAAACTCTTCTCCGAGCAGGCAGAATCCAGAGCCCGCGGATATGGTCCGGGATTTTTCTCCTTCAACGTGCCCGGCGGAAGGTGCGAAACCTGCAAGGGTGCAGGATATCAGAAAATGGAGATGTACTTTTTCGAAGACCTTTATGTGAAGTGCGAAGAGTGCAATGGAAAAAGGTATAAGCCTGAGGCACTCCGGGTAATATACCGTGACAAAAATATCGATGAGGTCCTGGCTATTACCGTTGACGAAGCCGCTGAAATGTTTCAGGATACGCCTCGCATCAGGGAAAAATTGTCCCTTCTTCAGGATATCGGGCTCGGGTACCTCCGGATCGGTCAACCTGCAACGACACTCTCCGGGGGTGAAGCACAGAGGCTGAAAATCTGTTCCGAGATGGCCAACCACACCTTCGCGCCTTCCTCTCATCAAAAAACCGGGCAGAGAACCCGGAAGGGCTATCTATATATACTTGATGAACCGACTATCGGTCTTCACTTCAGGGATGTTCAGGCTCTGCTTGACGTTCTTCAAAGATTGGTGGAAATAGGAAATACCGTGCTGGTAATAGAGCACAACCTCGATATTCTCCGGGCATCTGACTGGATTATAGAACTGGGACCTGAAGGCGGGGATAAAGGTGGCAGGATTATCTTTGCAGGCAGGCCTGAAGCGTTAAGCAATGTAAAAGAGTCCTCTACAGGAAAATATCTGAAGAATACCTCAATCGCCAAAAAATAA
- the pyrR gene encoding bifunctional pyr operon transcriptional regulator/uracil phosphoribosyltransferase PyrR, with protein sequence MPNTQLFFSAAGECKKLLGVAEMSKELMNRQDIDRTLTRMAHEIIEKNKGVGNLCLVGIQRGGAYLAKRLSAKIKKIENKEVPVGSLDIAFYRDDLNIRKDQPVVRRTEVPFEVANMKIVLVDDVLFTGRSIRAAMDALMDLGRPAAIQLSVLIDRGHRELPIKADYVGKNIPTALSETVEVQLEEQGFEDRILLERLEQEK encoded by the coding sequence GTGCCGAATACGCAATTATTTTTTTCTGCTGCGGGAGAATGCAAAAAACTTTTGGGGGTTGCTGAAATGTCTAAAGAATTAATGAACAGGCAGGATATCGACAGGACCCTTACGCGAATGGCGCATGAGATAATAGAAAAGAACAAGGGTGTTGGGAATCTCTGTCTTGTGGGAATACAGAGAGGCGGCGCGTATCTTGCGAAACGGCTCTCTGCGAAGATAAAAAAGATAGAAAACAAGGAAGTCCCTGTCGGATCCCTTGATATCGCGTTTTACCGGGATGATCTCAATATAAGAAAAGATCAGCCTGTTGTCCGGAGAACCGAGGTTCCCTTTGAAGTTGCCAATATGAAGATAGTCCTTGTTGATGATGTGCTTTTCACAGGAAGGTCGATCAGGGCTGCCATGGATGCCCTCATGGACCTCGGAAGACCTGCGGCGATTCAGCTTTCAGTGCTGATAGACAGAGGGCACAGGGAACTCCCGATAAAAGCAGATTATGTCGGAAAAAACATCCCGACTGCACTGAGCGAGACTGTTGAAGTCCAGCTCGAAGAGCAGGGCTTCGAAGACAGGATACTCCTCGAAAGACTTGAACAGGAAAAATGA
- a CDS encoding aspartate carbamoyltransferase catalytic subunit gives MNSKDLLGIKELSPEEIILILDTAAGFRDVIGRDIKKVPALRGKTTVNLFFEPSTRTRTSFELAAKRLSTDVINFSVPTSSVVKGESLIDTALTVQALGADFIIIRHFSSGVPHLLAKNLRASVINAGDGTNEHPTQALLDAFTIREKKGNIAGLDIAIVGDIAHSRVAKSNIYSLLKLGANVRLIGPPTLIPREIHELHVRVFHNMEDGLKDVDVLIMLRIQTERQGKGFFPSTDEYSKTWGLTKERLSLAKDDVIVMHPGPMNRGIEIDSEIADGPRSVILEQVTNGIAVRMAVMYLLAGVNK, from the coding sequence ATGAACAGCAAAGACCTTCTGGGCATCAAAGAACTCTCTCCTGAAGAGATAATCCTCATCCTCGACACGGCAGCAGGGTTCAGGGATGTGATAGGAAGGGACATAAAAAAGGTGCCTGCATTAAGGGGGAAGACTACCGTCAACCTCTTTTTCGAGCCGTCAACGAGGACACGGACATCATTCGAGCTGGCTGCAAAACGGCTCAGTACAGATGTCATCAACTTCTCTGTTCCTACGAGCAGTGTGGTCAAAGGCGAGAGCCTTATCGATACCGCACTTACAGTCCAGGCACTTGGAGCTGATTTTATCATCATACGGCACTTTTCATCGGGTGTGCCTCATCTCCTCGCAAAAAACCTCAGAGCCTCTGTTATCAATGCAGGTGACGGAACCAATGAGCACCCCACCCAGGCACTCCTCGATGCATTTACGATAAGAGAAAAGAAGGGAAATATTGCCGGGCTCGATATCGCAATAGTCGGGGATATCGCGCACAGCAGGGTTGCCAAGTCGAATATTTACAGCCTGCTCAAGCTTGGTGCAAATGTCAGGCTGATCGGACCACCCACATTGATCCCCCGGGAGATACATGAACTGCATGTGAGGGTTTTCCATAATATGGAGGACGGGCTCAAAGACGTGGATGTCCTGATTATGCTCAGGATACAGACCGAGAGGCAGGGAAAAGGATTCTTCCCATCCACTGATGAATATTCGAAAACCTGGGGACTGACAAAAGAACGGCTTTCGCTTGCAAAAGATGATGTTATCGTAATGCACCCGGGTCCAATGAACCGGGGCATTGAAATCGATTCCGAGATTGCGGATGGCCCCAGATCAGTTATTCTCGAACAGGTTACCAACGGAATTGCGGTCAGAATGGCAGTAATGTATCTGCTTGCAGGGGTGAACAAATGA
- a CDS encoding dihydroorotase encodes MRVFIQNGHIIDPSQGIDGAGDIFIEHGKIKEITLRNREQKAKGREGRQIERHIDAGGLTVFPGLIDMHVHLREPGFEHKETISTGTLAAIKGGFTTVCCMPNTFPVNDNASVTEFIKRKASQEGYCTVLPIGAITKGQRGEELAEIGTMRKEGCIAFSDDGHPVMSSLIMRRALEYSRAFDVPVISHCEDLTLSEEGVMNEGIMSVTLGLKGIPAEAEQIMIFRDILLAELTGGRLHIAHVSTAGSVQLIRSAKSRGISVTAETCPHYFSITEEAVKGYDTNAKVSPPLRTWHDVEAIREGLRDGTIDVIATDHAPHHRDEKMREFDMAPFGISGLETAVSLSLNLVEQGILTTSQLVEKMALNPARILRIAKGTMKPGSDADIVLIDSGKEFTVEADRFISKGKNTPFQGWNLRGKPILTICRGKIHE; translated from the coding sequence ATGAGGGTCTTTATACAAAACGGACATATTATTGACCCCTCCCAGGGCATTGACGGTGCAGGGGACATTTTCATAGAGCATGGAAAAATAAAGGAAATAACACTCAGAAACAGGGAGCAGAAAGCAAAAGGCAGGGAAGGACGTCAGATTGAAAGGCATATTGATGCCGGCGGGCTGACAGTGTTTCCAGGGCTTATTGACATGCATGTGCATCTCCGCGAACCCGGTTTTGAGCATAAGGAGACGATCAGCACCGGCACGCTGGCAGCCATTAAGGGGGGTTTTACTACAGTATGCTGCATGCCGAATACGTTTCCTGTCAATGATAACGCAAGCGTCACAGAGTTCATTAAAAGAAAGGCGTCGCAGGAGGGGTATTGTACAGTCCTGCCAATTGGTGCAATTACCAAAGGCCAGAGGGGTGAAGAGCTTGCCGAGATTGGCACCATGAGAAAAGAGGGCTGCATCGCCTTTTCTGACGATGGCCATCCGGTGATGAGCAGTCTGATTATGAGAAGAGCGCTCGAATATTCAAGGGCTTTTGATGTGCCGGTCATCTCCCACTGTGAAGATCTGACACTCTCCGAAGAAGGGGTAATGAATGAAGGAATCATGTCGGTCACACTCGGGTTGAAAGGAATTCCTGCCGAGGCTGAGCAGATTATGATCTTCAGGGACATTTTGCTCGCCGAACTTACCGGCGGGAGACTGCATATTGCCCATGTGTCCACAGCGGGTTCTGTGCAACTGATCCGGAGTGCGAAGTCAAGAGGGATCAGCGTCACCGCGGAAACCTGTCCCCATTATTTCAGCATCACAGAGGAAGCGGTGAAGGGATATGATACGAATGCCAAGGTAAGCCCTCCGTTAAGGACATGGCATGATGTTGAAGCGATCAGGGAGGGTTTGCGAGACGGCACGATCGATGTCATCGCGACAGACCATGCTCCCCATCACAGGGACGAAAAAATGCGGGAATTCGACATGGCTCCCTTCGGTATTTCAGGACTTGAAACAGCGGTCAGCTTGAGCCTCAATCTTGTTGAGCAGGGGATTTTAACAACGTCTCAGCTGGTGGAAAAGATGGCACTCAATCCGGCCAGGATACTGCGAATCGCAAAAGGCACGATGAAACCAGGCTCTGATGCAGATATTGTACTGATTGATTCAGGGAAGGAATTCACTGTAGAGGCAGACCGGTTTATTTCAAAAGGAAAGAATACCCCATTTCAGGGATGGAACCTCAGGGGGAAACCTATTCTTACGATCTGCAGGGGCAAAATCCATGAGTAG
- the carA gene encoding glutamine-hydrolyzing carbamoyl-phosphate synthase small subunit yields the protein MSSRAFLVLADGTVFEGRGCGHEGESIGEVVFNTSMTGYQEILTDPSYRGQIVTMTYPQIGNYGINEEDVESLHGPKVEGFVIKEYIDFPSNWRSSRTLGQYLKDHKIVCMEDLDTRALTRHLRNHGAQMGIISTTDPDPASLLGKVRKHPGISAIDLVKDVTTETPYAWKHGVWKWENASHRAPHPALSVVVYDFGVKFNILRNLVDAGFSVSVVPARTPADEVLAMDPDGVVLSNGPGDPESVTYAIAAARKLIGRKPIFGICLGHQILGLAMGGRTYKLKFGHHGGNHPVKDLSTGKVEVTSQNHNYCVDIKSLHGQVSLTHKNLYDGTEEGMKHTEYPVFSVQHHPEAGPGPNDSSHLFARFRKMIEGKEQI from the coding sequence ATGAGTAGTAGAGCTTTTCTCGTCCTGGCTGATGGAACTGTGTTCGAAGGAAGGGGGTGCGGCCACGAAGGCGAATCCATTGGGGAGGTCGTCTTCAATACCTCCATGACCGGTTATCAGGAGATACTCACTGATCCTTCGTACCGGGGACAAATCGTGACCATGACATATCCCCAGATAGGCAATTACGGCATCAATGAGGAGGATGTCGAATCCCTTCATGGTCCGAAAGTCGAGGGGTTTGTGATTAAGGAATATATTGACTTCCCGAGCAACTGGAGGTCGTCCCGGACCCTTGGCCAGTATCTTAAAGACCATAAGATAGTCTGCATGGAAGATCTGGATACAAGGGCGCTGACCCGGCATTTGAGAAATCACGGCGCCCAAATGGGCATCATCTCAACTACTGATCCTGATCCGGCAAGTCTGCTTGGAAAAGTCCGGAAACATCCCGGCATATCAGCCATTGATCTGGTGAAGGATGTGACTACAGAAACACCCTATGCCTGGAAGCACGGTGTCTGGAAATGGGAAAACGCATCGCACCGGGCTCCGCACCCTGCGCTTTCTGTTGTTGTGTATGATTTTGGTGTGAAATTCAATATTCTGCGAAATCTTGTAGATGCAGGGTTCAGCGTCAGCGTTGTCCCTGCCAGAACCCCTGCAGATGAGGTGCTCGCAATGGACCCGGACGGCGTTGTTCTGAGCAACGGTCCGGGTGATCCTGAATCGGTCACTTACGCGATAGCAGCCGCGAGAAAGCTGATTGGCAGGAAACCGATTTTTGGCATATGCCTTGGTCACCAGATCCTTGGTCTTGCAATGGGAGGAAGAACCTATAAACTGAAATTCGGTCATCACGGCGGGAACCACCCTGTTAAGGATTTGTCAACAGGAAAGGTCGAGGTAACATCGCAGAATCACAACTATTGTGTCGACATTAAAAGTCTGCACGGACAGGTCAGCCTTACTCATAAAAATCTCTATGACGGAACGGAAGAAGGGATGAAACATACAGAGTATCCTGTCTTCTCAGTCCAGCACCATCCGGAGGCAGGCCCGGGACCGAATGATTCGTCCCATCTTTTTGCGAGGTTCAGAAAAATGATAGAGGGAAAGGAACAGATATGA
- a CDS encoding flavin reductase family protein, translating into MIKEIESGIYHLLHPKMTFFLTSISKNAEPNVMTCAWATPVSEEPPMVVVCVAKESYTAELIQQTREFVINIPSKSLVKALWICGKHSGRDTDKFRKAGIKISPAKKVAPPVVGGCVGHIECSVWKAVGAGECYAFFGTVLSAYADARYFKKDVWTAHAHIPLHLGGKKLVYFR; encoded by the coding sequence ATGATAAAAGAGATCGAATCGGGAATTTATCATCTATTGCACCCAAAAATGACATTTTTTCTCACGAGCATCAGTAAAAATGCCGAACCGAATGTCATGACCTGCGCTTGGGCAACGCCTGTAAGTGAGGAACCTCCCATGGTAGTAGTCTGTGTCGCAAAGGAAAGTTATACTGCTGAGCTGATACAGCAGACAAGGGAATTTGTGATCAATATTCCGTCAAAGTCCCTTGTCAAGGCATTATGGATATGTGGAAAACATTCGGGCAGAGATACTGATAAATTCAGAAAAGCCGGGATAAAAATATCCCCGGCAAAAAAAGTCGCCCCCCCTGTTGTCGGCGGCTGCGTAGGGCACATAGAATGCAGCGTCTGGAAGGCGGTTGGGGCAGGAGAATGCTATGCATTTTTCGGCACGGTCCTCTCAGCGTATGCTGACGCAAGATATTTCAAAAAAGATGTATGGACTGCACACGCGCACATCCCGCTTCATCTTGGCGGGAAGAAGTTGGTATATTTCAGATGA
- the carB gene encoding carbamoyl-phosphate synthase large subunit has translation MPKRTDIKKILLIGSGPIVIGQACEFDYSGTQACKALREEGYRVVLVNSNPATIMTDPETADETYIEPLTADVLEMIIKKEKPDALLPTMGGQTALNLAVELSEKGILERYRVELIGAKLHAIRKAEDRELFKEAMKKINLEIPKSAHIGSLKDGLNAIEDIGFPAILRPSFTLGGTGGGIAYNMEEYRELLQRGLKLSPVSQVLVEESVLGWKEYELEVMRDGKDNVVIICSIENLDPMGVHTGDSITVAPAQTLTDREYQRMRDASIAIIREIGVDTGGSNIQFALNQTNGRMVVIEMNPRVSRSSALASKATGFPIAKIAAKLAIGLALDEIPNDITRETPASFEPTIDYVVTKFPRFAFEKFPEADSTLTTQMKSVGEAMSIGRTFKESLQKAIRSLETGCYGFEHTETDTNIIVSKLKTPNSERIWYVAEALRQGMSIQRIHELTWIDPWFLHNVQQIIDMEEEIRGSETQKSLAARLPESLLHKAKRYGFSDARIAQLLGVQEADIRNFRKKCGIQAVYKMVDTCAAEFAAYTPYMYSTYEMPFYRIGDSGIEDTDTRPCVSLAAAAECESNASERKKIIILGSGPNRIGQGIEFDYCCVHAVFALRELGYETIMVNCNPETVSTDYDTADRLYFEPLTIEDVLNIIEKEKPEGVIVQFGGQTPLKLAVPLEREGVKILGTSPDSIDRAEDRKRFRELLHTLKLRQADSDTAMSVQEALAAAERIGYPVMVRPSYVLGGRAMEIVYDERSLREYMQRAVKASPEHPVLVDKYLEDAIEVDVDAICDGHKVIIGGVMEHIEQAGIHSGDSACSLPPHSLGKGIVREIERQTRALAKELNVIGLMNVQFAVKNRDVYILEVNPRGSRTVPFVGKATGVPLAKLAAKVMVGKMLKELGFAKEKRIPHVAVKEAVFPFDRFQGVDTVLGPEMKSTGEVMGIDDDFGLAFGKSQTASGNTIPLYGKIFISLKDKDKPAAVPIVKKMLELGFSVVATRGTAKHLHTHGLDVRIVNKVAEGRPHIVDLIKNREVHFVINTVSGAQAQKDSFSIRESALRYRVPFTTTISGAAAAVKAIEMLKKKKVHIKSIQEYHRRSGN, from the coding sequence ATGCCAAAAAGAACTGACATCAAGAAAATACTCCTTATCGGGTCCGGCCCCATCGTTATCGGCCAGGCCTGTGAGTTTGACTATTCCGGGACCCAGGCGTGCAAGGCACTGCGGGAGGAGGGGTACAGGGTGGTCCTTGTCAATTCGAATCCGGCAACGATCATGACCGATCCTGAAACTGCAGATGAAACCTATATAGAGCCCTTAACTGCGGATGTTCTCGAAATGATAATAAAAAAGGAGAAGCCTGATGCGCTCTTGCCGACCATGGGTGGACAGACAGCGTTAAACCTGGCGGTTGAACTTTCAGAGAAAGGAATTCTCGAACGTTACAGGGTTGAACTGATCGGCGCGAAACTCCATGCGATCAGGAAAGCAGAGGACCGGGAACTCTTCAAGGAGGCAATGAAAAAGATCAATCTGGAGATCCCGAAATCTGCGCATATAGGGTCACTGAAAGACGGCCTTAACGCAATTGAGGATATCGGTTTCCCTGCAATCCTCAGGCCTTCATTTACCCTCGGTGGTACCGGAGGAGGCATCGCATATAACATGGAGGAATACCGGGAACTGCTTCAAAGAGGCCTGAAACTCAGCCCGGTGAGCCAGGTGCTTGTCGAAGAGTCGGTCCTTGGATGGAAGGAATATGAGCTCGAGGTCATGAGGGACGGAAAAGACAATGTGGTCATCATATGTTCGATAGAGAACCTTGATCCCATGGGCGTGCATACAGGCGACTCCATAACTGTTGCCCCTGCCCAGACCCTGACCGACAGGGAGTATCAAAGGATGCGCGATGCGTCTATCGCGATTATCCGCGAAATAGGCGTTGATACAGGAGGGTCCAACATACAGTTCGCACTGAACCAGACAAATGGAAGGATGGTCGTTATCGAAATGAACCCGCGGGTCTCACGGAGTTCTGCCCTCGCCTCAAAGGCAACCGGGTTCCCCATTGCGAAGATTGCGGCAAAGCTTGCAATCGGCCTTGCCCTTGATGAAATACCCAATGACATCACGAGGGAGACCCCTGCATCATTTGAACCAACGATAGATTATGTGGTGACCAAGTTCCCCCGGTTTGCTTTTGAGAAATTTCCCGAAGCGGATTCCACACTCACCACGCAGATGAAGTCAGTCGGAGAGGCGATGTCGATCGGAAGGACATTCAAGGAATCACTGCAGAAAGCCATAAGGAGTCTGGAAACTGGCTGTTACGGTTTCGAACATACGGAAACAGATACGAATATCATAGTATCAAAGCTCAAAACTCCGAACAGTGAGCGCATATGGTATGTCGCCGAGGCACTGCGGCAGGGCATGAGCATTCAGCGTATCCATGAACTTACATGGATTGATCCCTGGTTTTTGCATAATGTGCAACAGATCATTGATATGGAGGAAGAAATCCGTGGGTCAGAGACTCAGAAATCTTTGGCTGCCCGACTTCCCGAATCCTTATTGCACAAAGCCAAACGGTATGGGTTTTCTGACGCAAGAATAGCCCAATTACTCGGTGTGCAGGAGGCTGATATCAGGAATTTCAGAAAAAAATGTGGGATACAGGCGGTCTACAAGATGGTTGATACATGCGCTGCTGAATTTGCCGCATATACGCCCTATATGTATTCGACATACGAAATGCCCTTCTATAGAATCGGTGATTCAGGGATCGAAGACACGGACACTCGACCGTGTGTTTCCCTTGCCGCTGCGGCTGAATGTGAATCAAACGCCTCGGAGAGAAAAAAGATCATCATACTTGGTTCAGGACCGAACAGGATCGGACAGGGCATTGAATTCGATTACTGCTGTGTGCATGCGGTGTTTGCCCTCAGAGAGCTTGGGTATGAGACAATCATGGTCAACTGCAATCCCGAGACGGTCAGCACAGACTATGATACGGCCGACAGGCTTTACTTCGAACCGCTGACTATTGAGGATGTCCTGAATATCATCGAAAAAGAAAAGCCGGAAGGGGTGATCGTCCAGTTCGGCGGCCAGACCCCCCTGAAACTTGCGGTGCCGCTTGAAAGAGAAGGGGTGAAAATACTCGGGACTTCTCCTGATTCGATCGACCGCGCAGAGGACAGGAAGCGTTTCAGGGAACTGCTGCATACGCTGAAACTGAGGCAGGCTGACAGCGACACCGCGATGTCTGTGCAGGAGGCGCTGGCTGCTGCTGAGAGGATAGGCTATCCGGTCATGGTGCGACCTTCCTATGTGCTCGGCGGCAGGGCCATGGAGATCGTGTACGATGAAAGATCACTCAGGGAATATATGCAGCGGGCGGTAAAGGCGTCCCCGGAGCACCCTGTCCTGGTGGACAAGTACCTTGAGGATGCGATTGAGGTTGATGTGGATGCCATTTGCGATGGGCATAAGGTAATAATCGGAGGAGTCATGGAACATATAGAGCAGGCGGGCATACATTCGGGAGATTCTGCCTGTTCGCTTCCGCCCCATTCTCTTGGGAAGGGGATTGTCAGAGAAATAGAGCGGCAAACAAGGGCTCTGGCAAAGGAGCTCAATGTAATAGGCCTGATGAACGTGCAGTTTGCGGTGAAGAACAGAGATGTCTATATTCTTGAAGTCAATCCGAGAGGGTCAAGGACAGTTCCCTTTGTGGGAAAAGCAACCGGGGTGCCCCTTGCAAAGCTTGCAGCAAAAGTGATGGTCGGCAAGATGTTGAAGGAACTCGGTTTTGCAAAGGAGAAGCGCATACCACATGTTGCCGTGAAGGAGGCAGTGTTCCCGTTCGACCGTTTTCAGGGCGTTGATACCGTGCTCGGACCGGAAATGAAATCGACCGGAGAAGTAATGGGCATTGATGACGACTTCGGTCTTGCCTTCGGAAAATCCCAAACAGCCAGCGGGAATACTATCCCCCTGTACGGGAAGATCTTTATAAGCCTAAAGGATAAGGACAAGCCGGCTGCTGTTCCTATTGTGAAGAAAATGCTCGAACTCGGTTTTTCCGTGGTTGCGACAAGGGGGACGGCAAAGCATCTTCACACGCATGGGCTGGACGTCAGGATTGTCAATAAGGTGGCAGAAGGCCGACCCCATATCGTTGATTTAATCAAGAACAGGGAAGTGCACTTTGTCATTAATACGGTCAGCGGTGCACAGGCCCAGAAGGATTCTTTTTCCATACGGGAGAGTGCCTTGCGGTACCGTGTGCCGTTTACTACAACAATCTCCGGTGCTGCGGCTGCAGTGAAGGCGATCGAGATGCTGAAGAAGAAAAAAGTGCATATTAAGTCTATTCAGGAATATCACAGAAGATCAGGAAACTGA